The genomic stretch GGAATGTTATCGTTTTATTCATCTTCTTTTCCCACTTATTTTTTAGTCTCTTGCGCTTTTAGCCAGTTAGCTTCTGCTTCTGCCAGCCGTATATAGTTAGGGACGAATGTGTGAAGATCCACAGCCTCTTTATCCCTGCCTAATAAAGCAAGCTCTGCGGGTCTGGGGTTCAACTCAGTGATCTCTGCCAATACCGCTTTATCCCCTAACTCTTGCTTAATGACATCCTCATGGAGCCCCAAATCATTGCTGGTGAACAAAACCTTGCTGTCCATTTCATTCAAGGCCCTTACCCAATCAGCTGACATCACAAGCTGATCATCTTTCACAGTTTCCAGACTTTGATTTTCAAACTTATATAAGCCCGTATAAATCTGGCCTCTCCTCGCGTCAAAGAATGGAGAAACATAACCGTCAAAGTAACGTCCTGCTGATGCAGCTGCCACTTGAAGGCTGGATACACCAGCCAGCGGAATATTCAACGTCCAGGCCATGGTCTTGG from Mesobacillus jeotgali encodes the following:
- the tsaB gene encoding tRNA (adenosine(37)-N6)-threonylcarbamoyltransferase complex dimerization subunit type 1 TsaB, yielding MKVLSIDTSNYVLGIGLLDGETVLGEYISNIKKNHSVRVMPAIQTLMEECNIKPGNLAKIVVAEGPGSYTGVRIGVTIAKTMAWTLNIPLAGVSSLQVAAASAGRYFDGYVSPFFDARRGQIYTGLYKFENQSLETVKDDQLVMSADWVRALNEMDSKVLFTSNDLGLHEDVIKQELGDKAVLAEITELNPRPAELALLGRDKEAVDLHTFVPNYIRLAEAEANWLKAQETKK